The Verrucomicrobium spinosum DSM 4136 = JCM 18804 genome includes a region encoding these proteins:
- a CDS encoding YciI family protein: MKYALLVHMNKEAGDQYDVASARAAGMAYGEALRAAGVFVAGAGLDVPEKSTMVTLRNGQREVHDGPYAETKEFLGGFVVIDVPQLDDALEWAARHPSAAFACIGVRDLAGSYFATSGK; encoded by the coding sequence ATGAAATACGCTCTGCTCGTGCACATGAACAAAGAGGCTGGCGACCAGTACGATGTCGCCAGCGCGAGAGCCGCCGGCATGGCCTATGGCGAGGCGCTGCGGGCCGCGGGCGTTTTTGTCGCCGGAGCCGGGTTGGACGTGCCGGAGAAGTCCACCATGGTCACCCTGCGGAACGGTCAACGCGAAGTGCATGATGGCCCCTATGCCGAGACCAAGGAGTTCCTTGGCGGCTTCGTCGTGATCGATGTGCCCCAGCTCGATGATGCGTTGGAATGGGCTGCCCGTCATCCCTCTGCCGCCTTTGCCTGCATCGGGGTGCGGGACCTCGCAGGTTCTTATTTCGCCACCAGTGGGAAGTAG